The window gtacaatgtgactaaccagaataatcaaggtttttcgtatatttttttattgctacgtggcaaacaagttaccagtaggttcagtagattctcagaaaacaaatgagacccagcattcatgatatgcacgctcttaaggctgtgcaattgggcaattagttgaattagttgaaaggggtgtgttcaaaaaaatagcagtgtggcattcaatcactgaggtcatcaattttgtgaagaaacaggtgtgaatcaggtggcccctatttaaggatgaagccaacacttgttgaacatgcatttgaaagctgaggaaaatgggtcgttcaagacattgttcagaagaacagcgtactttgattaaaaagttgattagagaggggaaaacctataaagaggtgcaaaaaatgataggctgttcagctaaaatgatctccaatgccttaaaatggagagcaaaaccagagagacgtggaagaaaacggaagacaaccatcaaaatggatagaagaataacaagaatggcaaaggctcagtcaatgatcacctccaggatgatcaaagacagtctggagttacctgtaagtactgtgacagttagaagacgtctgtgtgaagctaatctattttcaagaatcccccgcaaagtccctctgttaaaaaaaaggcatgtgcagaagaggttacaatttgccaaagaacacatcaactggcctaaagagaaatggaggaaaattttgtggactgatgagagtaaaattgttctttttgggtccaagggccacaggcagtttgtgagacgacccccaaactctgaattcaagccacagtacacagtgaagacagtgaagcatggaggtgcaagcatcatgatatgggcatgtttctcctactatggtgttgggcctatttatcgcataccagggatcatggatcagtttgcagatgttaaaatacttgaagaggtcatgttgccctatgctgacgaggacatgcccttgaaatggttgtttcaacaagacaatgacccaaaacacactagtaaacgggcaaagtcttggttccaaaccaacaaaattaatgttatggagtggccagcccaatctccagaccttaatccaattgagaacttgtggggtgatatcaaaaatgctgtttctgaagcaaaaccaagaaatgtgaatgaattgtggaatgttgttaaagaatcatggagtggaataacagctgagaggtgccacaagttggttgactccatgccacacagatgtcaagcagttttaaaaaactgtggtcatacaactaaatattagtttagtgattcacaggattgctaaatcccagaaaaaaaaatgtttgtacaaaatagttttgagtttgtacagtcaaaggtagacactgctatttttttgaacacacccctttcaactaattgcccaattgcacagccttaagagcgtgcatatcatgaatgctgggtcttgtttgttttctgagaatctactgaacctactggtaacttgtttgccacgtagcaataaaaaatatactaaaaaccttgattattctggttagtcacattgtactgctattattttgaacaatactgtatttatatataacaacATTAATATATCATCTTAATACATACAACATCAAAcatcagattccaaaaaaataacacttaattaacacttgtcattaaattaaatgcagGAAAGAAAACTAATTTCTAAAATTATTCTAAATTAAACTAACATTTCTCTAGGATTGTTTCTTCTTCTCTGTGATATGAAATATTccatacatgaaaaataaaaataaaatggctcTTCCAGGCTTTGATATATTTGTCActtatatgaaattaaattaaacagcTAAACAATCAAATTATCATAAGAAAACACATACAAATCTAAATGGTAAATTGATGTGGCACTGACAGATTGGtaaaatgtcaattttggaccCTGGTAAGCAGCAGTTGTACAGTCATTACTCAGGGCTTGTGTCCTCATGATATGGCAGTCCGTGATCACCGTTCGTATCATAATTATCATATGTTGGTTTCAGGAGCCACTCTGGTTCATATGTATTCGTGCTGTACACAAACGCTTCCTAAATGCTTCCAGGCTTCAGTGTGTTTTCTCCTTCACCGTCCCCGTCCTGCACCTCCAGCTGGACCTTGGTGCGCTGGTACAACTCAGGACATCCTTCAAACTCGTCCAGGAAGTCCAGCATCTTCTGGTCTACAGCGTAGATCTCTCCGTGGACACGCTGACCCTTACCTGGCAGATTGAGCAGGAAAGGGTAGTTGTATTTGGTGGCGATCACAAGTGGGTATGGCTCTACGGTTCGAGCATAAGCGAGGAACTCGGCCTGACCGATGGTAGTGTTGATTATTAAGGAGTGGTTGGGCTGACCTTTCTTCAGTGTGCCATAGATGAAGACATGATGCATGTTAACTGTGGGACACGAGAGACGAGATGCTTCATTAGCATTCAAGATTAACACACTGACATTTACAGGTCTTTtatctttacagaaaaataaTTTCTGCAGAAATGTGTAAATTGACAGCTAATTGACCatctgtcgggccagtgcgagccagggcttaaagcgggtcGGGCGGgtctcatagccccgggccagtagcacagaggccagaatagcgcagggtttccacagtggagcttgaagcaccgctgcacgtcactaaaacacgccctatacacgcctctcagaacaacgccatgcaacctcaaaatttcaccatcaaagagaagttatcagaaaacttaataagtcactggaacatgtgcgatcacaaaacCAAGATAATAAaagcggcagtttgtttgcatgctttgttatgtattcaaattcaaaagcatcgatgttttaactatagaataagtgatacattgatcatattgttttaatttattaggactcaaaattattcacacataaatacacttatttttattttatttatttattttgacgctcatgaaaatagcctgcttattcagtcaagtctgtttctgtttattagccacagtagccgtcacatttagaatggatgataatatctctatttttgtaagctcccgaacaaaaaacattattaggctatattcttttatgataggt is drawn from Carassius gibelio isolate Cgi1373 ecotype wild population from Czech Republic chromosome B1, carGib1.2-hapl.c, whole genome shotgun sequence and contains these coding sequences:
- the LOC127949554 gene encoding LOW QUALITY PROTEIN: gamma-glutamylaminecyclotransferase C-like (The sequence of the model RefSeq protein was modified relative to this genomic sequence to represent the inferred CDS: substituted 1 base at 1 genomic stop codon), whose amino-acid sequence is MHHVFIYGTLKKGQPNHSLIINTTIGQAEFLAYARTVEPYPLVIATKYNYPFLLNLPGKGQRVHGEIYAVDQKMLDFLDEFEGCPELYQRTKVQLEVQDGDGEGENTLKPGSIXEAFVYSTNTYEPEWLLKPTYDNYDTNGDHGLPYHEDTSPE